The following are encoded together in the Methanothermobacter tenebrarum genome:
- a CDS encoding class III signal peptide-containing protein, producing MGIKYDETAQGSAELILIFGGVIIIVLFAALWYKNYLISAGNEISKTDVQTVTNSIQSLKSKF from the coding sequence ATGGGTATAAAATATGATGAAACCGCACAAGGGTCTGCTGAGCTGATACTAATATTCGGTGGAGTTATCATCATAGTGCTTTTCGCGGCACTATGGTATAAAAATTATTTAATATCTGCAGGTAACGAGATAAGCAAGACCGATGTGCAAACTGTTACAAATTCCATCCAAAGCCTCAAAAGTAAATTCTAA
- the ercA gene encoding alcohol dehydrogenase-like regulatory protein ErcA, protein MDKFNLRKFVTSELVFGEGARLLTPQYAINLGAEKILLVTDHGIKKAGHVDEIESLLTENGLEYVIYDDVTPNPRDYEVMEGAEVFDAEECNFIIALGGGSPIDCAKGIGIVSSNRKDILKFEGVDQITVPAPPIICIPTTAGTSADISQFAIIRDTKRKTKVAIISRTLIPDVSLIDPYTTITMDRLLTAATGMDALAHAIEAYVSTASSHLTDINALDAIKLISENLHKIIKDPENLKLRSNMMLASLEAGLAFSNASLGLLHAMAHSLGGRLDIPHGVANAILIEDVIEFNFPTNPQKYRRIAEALGLKSETSKVKDALISKLKDFKKKLGIDMSLGDYGILEDEIDELAELAFNDSCIVTNPRKPRIDDIKGIFENAITK, encoded by the coding sequence ATGGACAAATTTAATCTTAGAAAGTTTGTTACAAGTGAATTGGTATTCGGAGAGGGTGCAAGATTACTAACCCCACAATATGCAATAAATCTTGGAGCAGAGAAGATACTGCTTGTAACTGATCATGGTATAAAAAAGGCCGGCCATGTAGATGAAATAGAATCTCTACTAACTGAGAATGGACTAGAATATGTAATCTACGATGATGTTACGCCAAATCCACGCGATTATGAGGTTATGGAGGGTGCTGAGGTTTTTGATGCTGAAGAGTGCAATTTTATAATAGCCCTTGGGGGTGGAAGTCCAATAGACTGTGCAAAAGGCATAGGTATAGTAAGCTCCAACAGAAAGGATATTCTCAAATTTGAAGGCGTTGACCAAATAACAGTACCAGCCCCCCCAATTATTTGCATACCAACCACTGCCGGGACATCAGCAGACATTTCACAATTTGCAATAATAAGAGACACCAAGAGGAAAACCAAAGTTGCCATAATAAGCAGAACCCTCATCCCAGATGTTTCACTCATAGACCCATACACAACCATAACCATGGACAGACTACTCACAGCCGCCACTGGCATGGACGCCCTTGCACATGCCATAGAAGCCTATGTATCCACCGCAAGCTCACATTTAACAGATATAAATGCACTTGACGCCATAAAACTGATAAGTGAAAATTTGCACAAAATCATCAAAGACCCCGAAAATCTCAAATTACGTTCAAATATGATGCTCGCAAGCCTGGAAGCAGGATTGGCTTTTTCTAATGCAAGTCTCGGTCTCCTGCATGCAATGGCACACAGCCTAGGCGGTAGGTTGGACATTCCACACGGGGTGGCTAATGCTATCTTAATAGAAGATGTTATAGAATTCAATTTCCCCACAAACCCACAAAAGTACAGGAGGATAGCAGAGGCCCTAGGCTTAAAATCGGAGACAAGTAAGGTTAAGGATGCTCTCATATCCAAGTTAAAAGATTTTAAGAAGAAGCTTGGGATTGACATGAGCTTGGGAGATTATGGTATCCTAGAAGATGAGATAGATGAACTTGCGGAATTAGCCTTTAATGACTCTTGTATCGTTACAAATCCGCGCAAGCCAAGAATAGATGATATAAAGGGGATATTTGAAAATGCCATCACCAAATGA
- a CDS encoding histidine kinase dimerization/phosphoacceptor domain -containing protein: MPSPNEDWEDLRKAIMGFGGKSVRKSYYPQLKDTLHKLQRFKTLLDHTRDFIFLVDADGKIIDVNKSSFINLEYPKDEISSIFNIIPEGYYEKFKEILSRKEKVSIEAPLIKKDGNLILTEMNIDIVKFNGNDYVVIVARDIRKRKELEDELRRSLEEKELLLKEIHHRVKNNLQIISSLLSLQSMIHDKNGTFKETQDRIRSMALIHEQLYQSDDLARINFKKYVEKLIRNLFHSYSAGKSIDIILDVEDLYLSIETTIPLA; this comes from the coding sequence ATGCCATCACCAAATGAGGATTGGGAGGATCTTAGAAAAGCTATTATGGGCTTCGGCGGAAAATCTGTGAGAAAAAGTTATTATCCTCAATTGAAGGATACACTCCATAAACTTCAAAGATTTAAAACTTTACTTGACCATACAAGAGACTTCATATTCCTAGTTGACGCTGATGGAAAAATAATAGATGTTAATAAGTCAAGTTTTATCAACCTAGAATATCCAAAGGATGAGATAAGCTCCATTTTCAATATAATCCCCGAAGGATATTATGAAAAGTTCAAGGAGATCCTTTCAAGGAAAGAGAAAGTGTCTATAGAAGCACCCCTTATCAAAAAAGATGGAAATCTCATCCTAACTGAAATGAACATAGATATTGTTAAGTTCAATGGAAATGATTATGTTGTTATCGTGGCTAGGGATATAAGAAAACGTAAAGAATTAGAGGACGAGCTTAGAAGATCCCTCGAAGAGAAAGAATTATTATTAAAAGAAATCCATCACCGGGTGAAAAATAATCTACAGATAATTTCAAGTCTCCTCAGCCTACAATCAATGATCCATGATAAGAATGGTACATTCAAGGAAACACAGGATAGGATAAGATCCATGGCACTTATACATGAACAATTATACCAATCAGATGACCTTGCAAGGATAAATTTCAAAAAGTATGTGGAAAAACTTATAAGGAATCTTTTCCATTCATATTCTGCGGGAAAATCCATAGATATAATATTAGATGTTGAGGATCTATACCTTAGCATCGAAACCACAATCCCCTTGGCTTGA
- a CDS encoding type II secretion system F family protein has product MALLPEYLSPIIEAVEKVIPKRFLVKIQENLVRTGIYVKAAEIVTLILFASIFFGLIGIIVAMILGIDLLIPFLAGVSLPPIIFASYIFIMMERRIDAIEQGTPDFLRQIASLLRAGVGLETALEDISKQGKGPLYDELKRAVIEIKIGRTFEDALLSMGRRLKSDTLDRTFRMIIEGKRAGGSLADVIEAVAEDTRAVLALKRERKANVMMSVMFLVVAAIIAAPFALGMIMVYSAFIESLGKTNPILGIAKIAAGGYIVIHSIIAGLLIGIIMFGSARKGIKYAIPLAVLAFGIFYIIDKFGFVLVGSMAP; this is encoded by the coding sequence ATGGCACTTCTCCCAGAATATTTATCTCCCATTATCGAAGCAGTTGAAAAAGTAATCCCTAAAAGATTCCTTGTAAAAATACAGGAGAACCTTGTCAGAACAGGGATTTATGTAAAAGCCGCTGAAATTGTAACATTGATCCTATTTGCAAGCATATTCTTCGGATTGATCGGGATTATAGTAGCCATGATCTTGGGCATAGACCTTTTAATCCCATTTTTAGCAGGTGTTTCCCTTCCCCCTATAATATTTGCCTCTTATATTTTTATAATGATGGAGCGAAGAATCGATGCAATAGAACAGGGAACCCCAGATTTTCTAAGGCAGATAGCATCACTTTTACGTGCAGGAGTCGGTCTTGAAACAGCCCTAGAAGACATTTCGAAACAGGGTAAGGGCCCATTATATGATGAATTGAAAAGGGCAGTTATCGAGATAAAGATAGGGAGAACATTCGAGGATGCTCTATTATCAATGGGCCGTAGACTAAAATCTGACACCCTCGACAGGACCTTTAGGATGATAATAGAGGGTAAAAGGGCTGGTGGAAGCCTCGCAGATGTTATAGAAGCTGTTGCAGAGGATACGCGTGCAGTTTTAGCCCTTAAAAGGGAGCGGAAGGCTAATGTGATGATGTCCGTCATGTTCCTCGTGGTAGCCGCTATAATCGCAGCACCATTCGCACTTGGAATGATCATGGTCTACTCAGCCTTCATAGAATCCCTCGGTAAAACTAATCCAATCCTCGGAATTGCAAAGATCGCCGCAGGAGGTTATATAGTAATCCATTCTATAATAGCAGGGTTACTCATAGGCATAATCATGTTTGGAAGTGCTAGAAAGGGTATCAAATATGCAATTCCATTGGCTGTTTTAGCATTTGGCATATTCTATATTATTGACAAATTTGGCTTCGTACTCGTGGGCTCCATGGCACCCTAA
- a CDS encoding site-2 protease family protein: MVNFTTREIRDIIISMLVIAAVFSYVFSNKQVNIAISLLPASIIGVGVGFVFHEIAHKFMAIKYGFWAEYKLWVGGILLALITAYFGFVFAAPGAVYIHGAYISREENGKIALAGPATNILLALSFMFIASFSTGILSGIATLGYAVNSFIAFFNLLPFSVLDGAKVIRWNPIIWLLAILIALAITFKSIFTL, encoded by the coding sequence ATGGTGAACTTCACGACTAGGGAAATAAGGGATATCATAATATCAATGCTCGTAATAGCAGCTGTTTTCTCATATGTTTTTTCGAATAAGCAAGTTAACATAGCAATTTCGCTCTTACCCGCGAGTATCATAGGCGTGGGTGTAGGTTTCGTATTCCATGAAATAGCCCACAAATTCATGGCAATAAAGTATGGCTTCTGGGCGGAATACAAGCTATGGGTAGGCGGCATATTACTTGCCCTTATAACAGCATATTTTGGTTTTGTATTCGCAGCACCTGGAGCAGTATACATACATGGAGCATACATCAGCCGCGAAGAAAATGGTAAAATAGCACTAGCAGGACCTGCCACAAACATACTACTAGCATTATCTTTTATGTTCATAGCATCATTTTCAACAGGCATACTATCTGGCATAGCAACCCTAGGATATGCCGTTAATAGTTTCATAGCATTCTTCAACCTACTACCCTTCAGCGTATTAGATGGGGCGAAGGTCATACGCTGGAATCCGATAATTTGGCTCCTCGCCATCTTAATAGCCCTTGCAATCACATTTAAAAGCATATTCACCCTATAG
- a CDS encoding TfuA-related McrA-glycine thioamidation protein, whose protein sequence is MKQVIVFTGPSLHPREARRVLEAEYHPPVRRGDVLKAIRDPVDIIVIIDGVFHHEPAVAHKEIIEALKMGVKVVGGASMGALRASELDSLGMIGIGYVYNKYKDGSIESDDDVAVAFDPKTLQPLSDSLVSIEYNFKKAYMNGIISGDELKYLIKIAKSIFYPKRTYDRIYKECNLNPAVLQRLKEFIEDEGIDIKREDAIRVLEYVRDKLLR, encoded by the coding sequence ATGAAGCAGGTAATCGTATTCACGGGTCCATCCCTACATCCTAGAGAGGCCAGGAGGGTATTGGAGGCTGAATATCATCCTCCAGTAAGGAGAGGTGATGTCCTAAAAGCTATTAGAGATCCTGTTGATATTATCGTGATCATAGATGGGGTCTTTCATCATGAGCCTGCAGTCGCTCACAAGGAGATAATAGAAGCGCTTAAAATGGGTGTGAAGGTGGTTGGAGGGGCGAGTATGGGGGCTCTCCGAGCATCAGAACTTGACAGTCTTGGGATGATAGGTATAGGCTATGTCTATAACAAATACAAGGATGGAAGCATAGAATCTGATGATGATGTTGCAGTTGCTTTCGACCCCAAGACCCTTCAACCACTATCAGATTCCCTTGTAAGTATTGAATACAATTTTAAAAAAGCATATATGAATGGTATAATATCAGGGGATGAACTAAAATACCTTATTAAGATTGCTAAGTCAATATTTTATCCCAAAAGAACCTATGATAGAATCTATAAAGAGTGTAACTTAAACCCGGCGGTCCTTCAAAGATTAAAGGAATTTATAGAAGATGAGGGTATTGACATAAAAAGGGAGGATGCCATCAGAGTCCTAGAATATGTAAGGGACAAACTACTGAGGTAG
- a CDS encoding radical SAM protein, with protein sequence MKDFKNCKLCEWRCGVNRLEGETGICHVGLPEVAYTSLAYILKSYSITFLGCSFKCLYCNAYRISQYPDTGWIYRGYIEPEKMAREALDHLESPLAKNIGAYRLSFTGGEPTIHTPYLEELVEKIRRFRPSIEVGVATNGFSTMKTFKRILRIVDFINFEIKAFNDEIHRNLTGAPSEPVLRNAAYLAEKAPEKVRTFRTVVIPRITDREVPRIAEFLSEINEEIPYRLVGFRPNFVLYYHSGPSKGLMEDLVKECEKKGLKNVDYSGYYPLKAKDLDYYPKKLGCPLPRNCGECKFKDECKGILMEPWLFK encoded by the coding sequence ATGAAGGATTTTAAGAATTGTAAACTTTGCGAGTGGCGATGCGGTGTAAACCGTCTTGAAGGTGAAACTGGCATTTGCCATGTGGGATTGCCGGAGGTAGCATATACAAGTTTAGCTTATATTCTGAAAAGTTATTCCATAACATTCCTTGGATGCTCATTCAAATGCTTATACTGTAACGCTTATCGGATTTCACAATACCCAGATACAGGATGGATTTATAGGGGGTATATCGAGCCTGAGAAGATGGCTAGGGAGGCCTTGGACCATCTTGAGAGTCCGCTTGCAAAGAATATAGGGGCATATAGGCTCAGTTTCACTGGTGGAGAACCCACAATACACACACCATATCTTGAAGAGCTTGTAGAGAAAATAAGAAGATTTAGACCTTCAATTGAAGTGGGTGTCGCCACGAATGGTTTCTCAACAATGAAAACTTTTAAGAGGATTTTGAGGATTGTGGATTTCATAAATTTTGAAATCAAAGCATTTAATGATGAAATTCACAGAAACCTTACAGGGGCGCCATCAGAGCCGGTATTAAGGAATGCAGCTTATCTCGCGGAAAAAGCCCCTGAGAAGGTTAGAACTTTCAGGACAGTTGTAATACCAAGGATAACCGATAGAGAAGTTCCTAGGATAGCGGAGTTCCTATCAGAAATAAACGAGGAAATACCCTATAGACTTGTCGGGTTCAGGCCCAATTTCGTATTATATTATCATAGTGGACCATCTAAGGGTTTGATGGAAGATCTTGTAAAAGAGTGTGAAAAGAAGGGTTTAAAGAATGTTGATTATTCTGGATATTATCCATTAAAGGCGAAAGATTTAGATTATTATCCTAAAAAACTTGGATGTCCATTACCCCGCAATTGCGGAGAATGCAAATTTAAAGATGAATGTAAGGGTATATTAATGGAGCCATGGCTTTTTAAATGA
- a CDS encoding YcaO-related McrA-glycine thioamidation protein — translation MFSNVPVKYIGCTHRAKKPSETIKWIKKKLQNIGVTRITEITHLDRIGIPVYSAIRPTAEEGAVSIYAGKGATRSQAKASAMMEAFERYSAEKKSEDAEKSIKAPLDDITEYVDPISLILPQDSKVDGKIEWVKATNLKNEKEIHIPANAVYHPYNPPEDCVSLFRSNTNGLASGNAIEEAVFHGLMELIERDAWSIFEAKRGPKKEIDCQGTENKIIEDLLQRFEDAKIDITLIDLTNDIRIPTIAAVADDTLLKDPALLSIGVGTHLDPEVAVIRALTEVAQSRATQIHGTREDTVRAIFMRKAGYERMKRINKHWFGEAETVIGLDKLKNRSKRTFREDIKVTLRELKKCGFSDVFFVDLTREVKVPVVRVIVPGLEVFAVDNTRIGDRIKYEAGNRIHGSIPTS, via the coding sequence ATGTTTTCCAATGTACCCGTAAAATATATCGGTTGCACGCACAGGGCCAAGAAACCCTCCGAGACTATAAAATGGATTAAAAAGAAACTGCAAAATATAGGTGTCACAAGGATAACAGAGATAACCCACCTTGACAGGATAGGTATACCAGTATATTCTGCTATAAGACCAACTGCAGAAGAGGGTGCTGTGAGCATATACGCTGGTAAAGGTGCTACAAGGTCGCAGGCTAAGGCATCAGCTATGATGGAAGCGTTCGAAAGATACTCAGCAGAGAAAAAAAGTGAAGACGCCGAAAAGTCCATTAAAGCACCATTAGATGATATAACAGAGTATGTAGACCCTATAAGTCTCATACTCCCCCAAGATAGTAAAGTGGATGGGAAAATTGAATGGGTGAAAGCCACAAACCTAAAAAATGAAAAAGAAATTCACATCCCCGCAAATGCAGTTTATCACCCCTATAATCCACCCGAGGATTGTGTAAGTCTTTTCAGGTCAAATACTAATGGACTCGCCTCAGGGAATGCTATCGAGGAAGCAGTATTCCACGGACTCATGGAACTTATAGAAAGGGATGCTTGGAGCATCTTCGAGGCAAAAAGGGGCCCAAAAAAGGAGATAGATTGTCAAGGCACAGAGAATAAGATCATAGAGGATCTGCTCCAAAGATTCGAGGATGCGAAGATCGACATAACCCTCATAGACCTTACAAACGATATCAGAATACCAACAATCGCCGCCGTAGCCGATGACACCCTCCTAAAAGACCCCGCACTACTAAGCATAGGTGTGGGAACACACCTAGACCCTGAAGTAGCAGTTATAAGGGCTCTCACAGAAGTGGCCCAGAGTAGAGCCACGCAAATACACGGAACCCGGGAAGATACTGTTAGGGCAATTTTCATGAGAAAAGCAGGGTATGAGCGGATGAAGAGGATAAATAAGCACTGGTTCGGAGAAGCTGAAACCGTAATAGGATTGGATAAATTGAAAAATAGGTCAAAAAGGACCTTCAGAGAGGATATTAAAGTCACGCTTAGAGAGTTGAAAAAGTGTGGGTTTTCTGATGTGTTTTTTGTGGATCTTACACGTGAAGTTAAGGTGCCAGTGGTGAGGGTAATAGTACCTGGATTGGAGGTATTCGCTGTTGACAACACCCGTATAGGGGATAGGATCAAATATGAAGCAGGTAATCGTATTCACGGGTCCATCCCTACATCCTAG
- a CDS encoding lactaldehyde dehydrogenase: MKMLINGRLKGEEKIEIRNPYNNEIIDKVPAASKEDTREAILAAKKAKDKMISLTARRISEALYDTSQELKKRSKEFSHLLALDSGKPIKAAQDEVKRSIETLKLSAEESKRIYGETIPMDAGIGGKDFIGFTVKLPLGVIAAITPFNYPLNLAIHKVGPALASKNSVILKPSLKAPLSALKIGEILDEYFPPGAINVLTGKASIIGDELLKSEDIDKISFTGGFKTGKMIAEKSGMKKITLELGGNDPLIVLKDANIEKAVEGTIRGSYLYSGQICIAVKRIIVDEKIADEFVQKLVKETSKLKIGDPLDPKTDIGPLIDEKAAINIERLVSEAIDEGAELLYGGGRDGNLFEPTVLDNVRPSMRLVREETFGPVSPIIRVKDADEALKVANSTCYALQAGIFTENIHEALRFASELEAGAVLINKQSTYRVDHMPFGGFDCSGIGKEGVKYAIEDMTRTKLIIFNKK, encoded by the coding sequence ATGAAGATGCTGATCAATGGAAGACTCAAGGGCGAGGAGAAGATCGAAATCCGCAATCCTTATAACAACGAGATCATAGACAAAGTACCAGCAGCTTCAAAAGAAGATACAAGAGAAGCCATTTTAGCGGCTAAAAAGGCCAAAGATAAGATGATTTCATTAACAGCGCGCAGAATTTCAGAGGCACTTTATGATACAAGTCAGGAACTCAAAAAAAGATCTAAGGAATTTTCACACCTACTAGCCCTCGACTCTGGGAAGCCTATAAAAGCAGCGCAAGACGAGGTTAAAAGATCAATTGAAACACTGAAATTATCCGCTGAAGAATCCAAGAGAATATATGGAGAAACCATCCCAATGGACGCTGGTATAGGAGGTAAGGACTTCATAGGCTTCACAGTAAAACTACCCCTAGGAGTTATAGCCGCCATAACACCATTCAACTATCCACTTAACCTAGCCATCCACAAAGTTGGCCCGGCACTAGCATCAAAAAATAGCGTAATATTAAAACCATCACTTAAAGCACCATTATCAGCATTAAAAATAGGCGAAATACTAGATGAATATTTCCCCCCAGGCGCGATAAATGTTCTAACAGGTAAAGCCTCCATCATAGGAGATGAACTTTTAAAAAGCGAGGATATCGACAAAATATCATTCACAGGAGGCTTTAAAACAGGTAAAATGATAGCGGAAAAGAGTGGGATGAAAAAAATCACCCTAGAATTAGGCGGTAACGACCCTCTCATAGTACTCAAAGACGCTAATATAGAAAAAGCTGTTGAAGGTACTATAAGGGGCTCATACCTTTATTCAGGCCAGATATGTATAGCAGTGAAGAGGATAATTGTCGATGAGAAAATAGCGGATGAATTCGTGCAAAAATTAGTCAAAGAAACTTCAAAGTTGAAAATAGGCGATCCACTCGACCCAAAAACTGATATAGGCCCTCTTATAGATGAAAAAGCCGCCATAAACATTGAAAGGTTGGTTTCAGAGGCGATAGATGAGGGTGCGGAGCTTTTATATGGTGGGGGAAGAGATGGAAACCTTTTCGAACCCACTGTATTAGATAATGTCAGACCTTCAATGAGACTTGTCAGGGAGGAAACATTCGGCCCGGTATCACCTATAATAAGGGTTAAAGATGCTGATGAAGCCCTAAAGGTTGCTAACAGCACTTGTTACGCTCTTCAAGCAGGGATTTTCACAGAGAACATACACGAGGCCTTAAGGTTCGCATCAGAATTAGAGGCAGGAGCAGTACTTATAAATAAACAATCAACTTACAGGGTCGATCACATGCCATTCGGAGGCTTTGACTGCAGTGGGATTGGTAAAGAAGGCGTTAAATATGCTATAGAGGACATGACACGGACTAAACTTATTATATTCAACAAAAAATAA
- a CDS encoding sensor histidine kinase produces the protein MIINELVTNALKHAFNGRIQGTIYISFKRVKDNLELRVADDGIGFPANKLQESKSLGLKLVNILVRQLNGKISVKSHDGSCFKIIFKG, from the coding sequence TTGATCATCAACGAACTTGTAACAAATGCCTTGAAGCATGCATTCAATGGCAGAATTCAAGGCACAATATACATTAGTTTTAAAAGAGTAAAAGACAACCTTGAACTGAGGGTAGCGGATGATGGTATAGGATTTCCAGCGAATAAACTCCAAGAAAGCAAGTCACTAGGCTTGAAACTCGTTAATATCCTTGTAAGACAATTAAATGGGAAAATATCCGTTAAAAGTCATGATGGTAGTTGCTTTAAAATAATATTCAAAGGATAG
- a CDS encoding tRNA-binding protein: protein MWDTSRDYRFKVADKSISLFLKAVESGSLRGQWNKKLAVQMADEIKKVLQSLIYSYLEPKELTSAPEMRLIKEKGENIIEALGGEGWAELFLKEAEDKEKTEENIARIKFFLNTILKLKERIMLGKILDPIIGVDVVVGEVMSSTKHPRANRLQICNVNIGDRSIKVVTNDLKVKMGDHVAVVLLPPQNFMGITSEGMFLGTEGVLRNVKGEIGGLPKNIPLESLNEARKIVEKFIEGK from the coding sequence ATGTGGGATACAAGTCGAGATTATAGATTCAAAGTTGCTGATAAATCCATCAGCCTATTCTTGAAAGCTGTTGAATCGGGCAGCCTCCGCGGACAATGGAATAAAAAATTAGCCGTTCAAATGGCTGATGAAATTAAAAAAGTCCTCCAAAGCCTTATCTATTCCTATCTTGAACCGAAGGAACTTACATCTGCACCAGAAATGCGGTTGATTAAAGAAAAAGGAGAAAATATAATAGAAGCTCTTGGAGGTGAAGGATGGGCTGAATTATTCCTTAAAGAGGCCGAAGATAAAGAGAAAACAGAAGAAAATATTGCTAGGATAAAATTTTTCCTTAATACAATACTTAAACTTAAAGAGCGTATAATGTTGGGTAAAATTCTCGACCCGATTATAGGCGTTGACGTAGTAGTAGGGGAGGTTATGAGTTCCACTAAGCATCCGCGAGCCAATAGGCTCCAAATATGCAATGTCAACATTGGTGATAGATCCATTAAGGTTGTAACAAATGATTTGAAGGTTAAGATGGGGGATCATGTTGCAGTGGTATTATTACCGCCACAAAATTTCATGGGAATCACAAGTGAAGGCATGTTCCTCGGCACTGAAGGTGTCCTAAGGAATGTTAAAGGTGAAATTGGCGGTCTTCCAAAAAACATACCCCTAGAATCCCTTAATGAGGCGAGGAAAATCGTAGAAAAGTTCATAGAAGGAAAATAA
- a CDS encoding Xaa-Pro peptidase family protein: protein MDKLKAAIEKIMEKDCDMAVISKNENIFYLTGFRPSARAFLILTDEPFLMVTSMDIDEAENSSIDVFEFKKSEDVKEKIGSLSPKAVIFEPSLPIGTFNKLRDSFKFVIEDIIGNLRMIKEKFEIEYIKEALRIAEESFREIEVEGVEAMIAANLEYHMKIKGSMKPAFDTIVASGIRSSNPHAKVSFNKIKTPVVIDWGATWKYYYSDTTRTIVKREVEEEMLDILLDAQREGVKTAKPGVKASYIDKVVRGVISEYGYEDNFIHSTGHGIGLEVHEPPSLSVNEDIKLEKNMIVTIEPGIYIKGKFGMRIEDMVLIKKNPKILNTLPSRI from the coding sequence ATGGATAAATTGAAGGCTGCGATTGAGAAAATAATGGAAAAAGATTGTGACATGGCTGTGATATCCAAAAATGAAAATATATTCTATTTGACTGGTTTTAGACCGTCTGCTCGTGCATTTTTGATCTTGACTGATGAACCATTTTTGATGGTTACTAGTATGGATATTGACGAGGCTGAGAATTCATCAATTGATGTTTTTGAATTTAAAAAATCAGAGGATGTGAAAGAAAAGATTGGAAGTTTATCCCCCAAGGCTGTTATCTTTGAACCTTCACTCCCAATTGGCACATTTAATAAATTAAGAGATTCTTTTAAATTTGTCATTGAAGACATTATAGGCAATCTCAGGATGATAAAAGAAAAATTTGAAATAGAATATATCAAAGAGGCTTTGAGGATAGCCGAAGAATCTTTTAGGGAAATAGAAGTGGAGGGTGTTGAAGCTATGATAGCAGCCAACCTTGAATATCATATGAAAATCAAGGGATCTATGAAACCCGCATTTGATACTATCGTAGCATCTGGTATAAGGTCAAGCAATCCACACGCCAAAGTTTCATTCAATAAAATAAAGACACCTGTAGTCATCGATTGGGGCGCTACTTGGAAATATTATTATTCTGACACTACAAGGACCATTGTTAAAAGAGAAGTTGAGGAGGAGATGCTCGACATTTTGTTGGATGCCCAGAGGGAGGGGGTGAAAACAGCCAAACCCGGAGTAAAAGCTTCATATATAGACAAGGTCGTAAGGGGTGTTATATCCGAATATGGGTACGAAGATAACTTTATACATTCTACAGGCCATGGTATAGGCTTGGAAGTCCATGAACCACCATCTTTATCTGTAAATGAAGATATTAAACTTGAAAAGAACATGATTGTAACAATAGAGCCTGGAATTTACATTAAGGGAAAATTTGGTATGAGAATCGAGGACATGGTTCTCATCAAAAAAAATCCTAAAATATTAAATACACTCCCATCTAGAATATAA